From a region of the Brockia lithotrophica genome:
- a CDS encoding TatD family hydrolase, producing the protein MRPDTSEGAAGFAPGWIDTHAHVDHPRFDGDREEVLARAQAVGVVKIVNVGYNAVSIRSTLALAEAYSFVYAAVGWHPTEVASFGAEEERELRRLLTHPKVVAVGEIGLDYHWDTVPPAVQQDAFRRQIRLARDAGLPIVVHDRDAHDDVLRILEEEGAEEVGGILHAFSGDASHAERGLSLGFALGFGGVVTFRKAAQRDLLPRIPLDRIVLETDSPYLTPHPHRGKRNEPAYVAIVGQAVAELLGLSEAEIRRRTFCNAHRVLPRLARTAVHSGHLCEDPHTTEGG; encoded by the coding sequence ATGAGGCCGGACACATCCGAAGGGGCGGCAGGTTTCGCCCCGGGTTGGATCGATACGCACGCCCACGTCGACCATCCCCGGTTCGACGGCGACCGGGAAGAGGTCCTCGCCCGCGCGCAAGCGGTCGGAGTGGTAAAGATCGTCAACGTTGGGTATAATGCAGTATCGATCCGCTCGACGTTGGCGCTGGCGGAGGCGTATTCTTTTGTCTACGCGGCCGTGGGCTGGCACCCTACGGAAGTGGCGTCCTTTGGCGCCGAGGAGGAGCGGGAACTTCGCCGCCTCCTCACGCATCCCAAGGTCGTAGCCGTGGGGGAAATCGGCCTCGACTACCATTGGGATACCGTTCCTCCGGCCGTCCAGCAGGACGCCTTCCGCCGGCAAATTCGCCTCGCTCGCGATGCGGGGCTCCCCATCGTCGTCCACGACCGCGACGCGCACGACGACGTCCTCCGCATCCTCGAAGAAGAGGGTGCCGAAGAAGTAGGGGGGATCCTCCACGCCTTTTCCGGCGACGCTTCGCACGCCGAGCGTGGGCTTTCCCTCGGCTTCGCCTTAGGATTCGGCGGAGTGGTTACCTTCCGCAAGGCCGCTCAGCGCGATCTTCTGCCCCGCATACCCCTGGACCGCATCGTCCTCGAAACCGATTCCCCGTACCTCACGCCGCATCCGCACCGCGGAAAGCGCAACGAGCCGGCGTATGTAGCGATCGTAGGGCAGGCCGTAGCCGAGCTCCTGGGCCTTTCGGAGGCGGAGATCCGGCGGCGGACGTTTTGCAACGCCCACCGCGTTCTCCCGCGCCTCGCAAGGACGGCCGTACACTCAGGCCACCTTTGCGAGGATCCTCACACAACGGAAGGGGGCTGA